A genomic segment from Tuwongella immobilis encodes:
- a CDS encoding L-serine ammonia-lyase, whose translation MAISAFDIFKIGFGPSSSHTFGPMVACGRFIRDLEATGQFDRTERVTVTLYGSMGLTGKGHYTDVALVLGLEGNTPSQTSSDTVGPKTDRVRRDGNLLFAGRKRIPFRWNDDFIWKGDIMLPKHPNGLRFTAWDASGEPIFQGTYFSIGGGFVIGENESPDHTVAVGDPKLPFPFRWGQELLDRCRSERKSVSEVMMDNEKTWRSESEIRAGLLNIAQVMENCIQVGLKSEGIIPGGLGVKRVAKRMVDRLQAVAERPTTNLIAVSGYASAYAIAVNEVNASLGQIVTAPTMGASGTIPAVLQCFKKFHPRANDDTVVQFLLTAAAIGIIVKINSTLSGAEGGCQAEVGVACAQAAAGLTEAIGGSPEQVLNAAAVGLEHNLGLTCDPVGGLVQIPCIERNALAANKAINATTVVMLQGPERTKPTLDDVVKAHWEIAKDMNHKYKETSQGGLAVFYTNC comes from the coding sequence TTGGCAATTAGTGCCTTTGACATCTTCAAAATCGGCTTCGGGCCGAGCAGCTCGCACACCTTCGGCCCCATGGTTGCCTGTGGCCGGTTTATTCGTGATTTGGAAGCCACCGGACAATTTGATCGCACCGAGCGCGTCACCGTCACGCTCTACGGATCGATGGGCTTGACCGGAAAAGGCCACTATACCGATGTCGCGTTGGTGCTGGGACTCGAAGGGAACACCCCCTCGCAGACCAGCAGCGACACCGTCGGCCCGAAGACCGATCGCGTGCGGCGCGATGGCAACTTGCTGTTCGCCGGACGCAAGCGGATTCCGTTCCGATGGAACGACGATTTCATCTGGAAGGGAGACATCATGCTCCCCAAGCACCCCAACGGCCTGCGTTTCACGGCCTGGGATGCGTCCGGTGAACCGATTTTTCAAGGAACGTATTTTTCGATTGGCGGTGGATTCGTCATCGGTGAGAACGAATCGCCCGATCACACCGTCGCCGTGGGTGATCCAAAACTCCCCTTCCCGTTCCGCTGGGGGCAAGAGCTGTTGGATCGTTGCCGCAGCGAACGCAAGTCCGTCAGCGAAGTGATGATGGACAACGAAAAGACCTGGCGCAGCGAGAGCGAGATTCGCGCAGGGCTGTTGAATATTGCGCAAGTGATGGAAAACTGCATCCAAGTCGGCCTGAAATCCGAAGGCATCATTCCCGGTGGCCTCGGGGTGAAGCGCGTCGCCAAGCGCATGGTCGATCGCCTTCAGGCAGTGGCCGAGCGGCCGACGACGAACCTGATTGCCGTCTCCGGCTACGCCAGCGCCTACGCCATTGCCGTCAACGAGGTCAACGCCTCGCTGGGGCAAATTGTCACCGCCCCGACCATGGGTGCATCGGGCACGATTCCCGCCGTGCTGCAATGTTTCAAGAAGTTCCATCCGCGGGCCAACGACGACACCGTCGTGCAATTTCTGTTGACGGCGGCCGCCATCGGGATCATCGTGAAGATTAACTCCACGCTTTCCGGCGCGGAAGGGGGCTGCCAAGCGGAAGTCGGCGTGGCCTGTGCCCAAGCTGCCGCCGGACTGACCGAGGCAATCGGTGGCTCGCCGGAACAGGTGCTCAACGCCGCCGCAGTCGGGTTGGAGCACAACTTGGGACTGACTTGTGATCCCGTGGGCGGATTGGTGCAAATCCCCTGCATCGAACGCAACGCACTGGCCGCCAATAAAGCGATCAATGCCACCACAGTCGTCATGCTGCAAGGCCCGGAACGCACGAAACCGACATTGGATGATGTCGTGAAAGCGCACTGGGAAATTGCCAAAGACATGAATCACAAGTACAAGGAGACTTCGCAAGGCGGCTTGGCCGTCTTCTACACCAACTGCTGA
- a CDS encoding right-handed parallel beta-helix repeat-containing protein, producing the protein MRGLTLLWILGVCTGQTLAADTLPVTIHVSPNGNDAWTGRLAHANAARTDGPVATPQRARDIVRAIRKSTSPQAPITVQLQGGRYELAETLTFTPEDSGTEKSPTIWTNAIGQSVILSGGTRVSPQTEGDYWVVTTPMQSEAYRHMGVGNAMRYPSRWPKQGTFTISGLAGADPKANYRTPATKFEFAPGQIRGDWQPIRDIEVEVLHFWVAGNYRIQSVDADKRVVTLDRPSIRRFTEDGGQKPGRFILRNIPDAIAPGEFHHDTAAKRLRYRPTAEEIREKATLTLPRLRQVVQILGNAKDNRFVEHLHLVGLTLADSRFDVGTKVAGDLQAAQHVPGSVLLRGAHRCRIENCRLVNLGGYGIELGDGCRNNTLARNELTQLGAGGIRQSGGQATSPESLRTGENRIHDNHIHHCGEVFPAGIGILSQHADRNWIAHNHIHHLYYTGISVGWIWGYAPSVSRDNIVEFNRIHEIGQGFLSDMGGIYMLGTSPGTIVRRNVVHDIESFSYGGWGIYTDEGSTGILIEQNLTYRTKSGGFHQHYGKDNIIRNNIFALGREAQLMRTRAEPHRSFTLERNIMLAKDAPLFAKNWTGDGLVMDHNLYWRIPGPATFPAKSFAEWQKRGLDRHSLIADPKFRNLEQLDFTLAADSPAKSLGFVPFDPREAGIRPASASSR; encoded by the coding sequence ATGCGTGGGTTGACTCTGCTGTGGATTCTCGGAGTGTGCACGGGGCAAACACTCGCCGCCGACACACTCCCCGTCACCATCCACGTTTCGCCGAACGGAAATGATGCCTGGACGGGGCGGCTCGCACACGCCAACGCCGCCCGCACCGACGGCCCAGTGGCCACTCCGCAACGGGCCCGCGATATCGTTCGTGCAATCCGCAAATCGACTTCGCCGCAAGCGCCGATCACCGTCCAACTTCAAGGCGGACGATACGAACTGGCCGAAACACTCACCTTTACGCCCGAAGATTCGGGAACCGAGAAATCGCCCACCATTTGGACCAATGCGATTGGTCAATCGGTCATCCTCAGCGGTGGCACCCGAGTTTCGCCACAAACCGAAGGCGACTATTGGGTTGTGACCACGCCCATGCAAAGCGAAGCCTATCGGCACATGGGTGTCGGAAACGCGATGCGCTACCCCAGTCGCTGGCCAAAGCAAGGCACGTTCACCATCAGCGGCCTGGCCGGGGCCGATCCGAAAGCGAACTATCGCACGCCGGCCACCAAGTTTGAATTCGCCCCCGGCCAGATTCGCGGCGATTGGCAGCCGATTCGGGATATCGAGGTGGAGGTGCTGCATTTCTGGGTGGCCGGTAACTACCGCATTCAATCGGTGGATGCCGACAAGCGGGTTGTGACGCTCGATCGCCCCAGCATTCGCCGATTCACCGAAGATGGCGGGCAAAAGCCGGGCCGTTTCATCTTGCGAAACATCCCCGACGCCATCGCTCCGGGGGAGTTCCATCACGACACTGCCGCCAAGCGTCTGCGCTACCGACCGACCGCCGAAGAGATTCGGGAGAAGGCCACACTCACTCTGCCCCGATTGCGACAGGTCGTGCAGATTCTCGGCAACGCCAAAGACAATCGCTTCGTGGAACATCTGCACCTCGTCGGCCTGACCTTGGCGGATAGTCGATTCGATGTCGGAACGAAAGTCGCTGGCGACCTGCAAGCCGCGCAGCATGTGCCGGGCTCGGTGCTGCTTCGCGGAGCGCATCGCTGTCGCATCGAGAATTGCCGATTGGTCAATCTGGGCGGATACGGCATCGAACTGGGCGATGGCTGCCGCAACAATACGCTCGCCCGCAACGAACTCACCCAGCTTGGCGCGGGTGGTATTCGGCAAAGTGGTGGTCAAGCGACCTCGCCCGAATCGCTTCGCACCGGCGAAAATCGCATCCACGATAACCATATCCACCACTGCGGCGAAGTCTTCCCGGCAGGCATCGGCATTCTCAGCCAGCACGCCGACCGGAATTGGATTGCCCACAATCACATCCATCATCTCTATTACACGGGCATTTCCGTGGGATGGATTTGGGGATACGCACCAAGCGTCAGCCGCGACAATATCGTCGAATTCAACCGGATTCACGAAATCGGCCAGGGATTCCTCTCCGACATGGGCGGCATCTACATGCTTGGCACCTCGCCCGGCACCATCGTCCGCCGCAATGTCGTCCATGACATCGAGTCGTTTTCGTATGGTGGTTGGGGCATTTACACCGATGAAGGCAGCACGGGAATTCTCATCGAACAGAATCTTACCTATCGCACCAAAAGCGGCGGATTCCACCAACACTACGGCAAAGACAACATCATTCGCAACAATATCTTCGCATTGGGACGGGAAGCCCAGCTGATGCGCACCCGAGCGGAGCCGCACCGCAGTTTCACGCTCGAACGCAATATTATGCTGGCGAAGGATGCCCCGCTGTTTGCCAAGAATTGGACCGGCGACGGCTTGGTGATGGATCACAATCTGTATTGGCGGATTCCTGGCCCGGCGACGTTCCCCGCGAAATCGTTTGCGGAATGGCAGAAGCGCGGCCTGGATCGTCATTCGCTCATCGCCGATCCGAAATTCCGCAATCTGGAACAACTCGATTTCACACTCGCCGCAGACTCCCCCGCGAAATCGTTGGGATTTGTGCCGTTCGATCCGCGTGAGGCGGGCATTCGCCCCGCGAGCGCCTCTTCGCGCTGA
- a CDS encoding FG-GAP-like repeat-containing protein, with protein sequence MAHHRSHGRNRSVSLNVESFESRLVPSTVGSGVNPEAIASLQDDVSRATVKVVSVWDTNANGVADSGDTIRVGSGAVVGQRHVLTAAHQVYNRDVSTSPSGAADFVSVFAGQSDASNRAFGEAVATRWTWMGGYPTAVGQAEFASDLAVIAVDRNLAQLTGAFTPVAATDAEFAQSPLQLNSYPAADGFDGQRQFRSVGSVASVQGSLLQYQESQLFTANGSSGGALTLPGSGSTTRLVGIHVAGFEGRDDASLNTGLRLTQEHLRFIESAMNGDSAALDRSQIVATNTWFAGDSRRSVSTIDRTQASVGESVTVTVPVSNLGTSASDVRVRFRLSFDSQFDESDIWLGEATLSNLGSLQTGMVTLATNLPAGLMPVTYTVVWSVEAATGLSAPTPVMDLIRGSGSQFGSHHSGITIRATSPVTPPVTSIPSVVVPTVGLGDRFEGVAGNGSRDTASDWGTITSRAEGGLSLHESTDVDFYSYLAAESGTSRIRLTGTQVDQAILRIFDESGNLLAASQGNGDAQQIVIATVAGQRYWLQVSSPSGAVIADYQLQVDANATEAGRPQLVGAQQFVVGGDRNSNGLVRVFRADGSERATFAAFDFPTAGIRTASADFTGDGIADYVVATGPGTASLVRVIDGATLRELFRVAPFEASFVGGVYVSAGDLTGDGIADLVVTPDEGGGPRVRAFRGSDFSQLADFFGIDDPNFRGGARSGIGDVNGDGAGDLLVVAGFMGGPRVAGFDGRSLGSAAPRKLFNDFFAFEVELRNGVYITAGDLDGDGFAEVIVGGGPGGGPRVTAFSGRDLLQNRISQRANFFGGDAENRNGVRVTVKNLDGDDRADLVVGAGTDSGSRVTSYLGRNVPASGSPVVADEFDAFAGYAGGIFVG encoded by the coding sequence ATGGCCCACCATCGTTCGCACGGTCGCAACCGATCGGTTTCCTTGAATGTCGAATCATTCGAGTCTCGACTGGTGCCTTCAACGGTTGGTTCGGGTGTGAATCCGGAAGCGATTGCGTCGTTGCAAGACGATGTGTCTCGGGCCACGGTCAAGGTCGTTTCGGTTTGGGATACGAATGCGAACGGCGTGGCCGATTCGGGCGATACGATTCGCGTGGGCAGTGGTGCGGTGGTGGGTCAACGGCATGTTCTGACCGCCGCTCATCAGGTGTATAATCGAGATGTCTCGACTTCACCAAGTGGTGCAGCAGATTTCGTGTCGGTGTTTGCGGGGCAATCGGATGCGTCAAATCGGGCTTTCGGCGAAGCGGTTGCCACGCGGTGGACGTGGATGGGTGGTTATCCCACGGCCGTCGGCCAAGCCGAATTCGCATCCGATCTCGCCGTGATCGCGGTGGATCGCAACTTGGCCCAACTCACGGGAGCGTTCACGCCGGTTGCTGCGACTGATGCGGAATTCGCACAATCGCCATTGCAATTGAATTCGTATCCTGCGGCGGATGGATTCGACGGCCAACGGCAGTTCCGTTCCGTCGGGTCGGTGGCAAGCGTTCAGGGGTCGTTGTTGCAATATCAAGAGTCACAACTGTTTACGGCGAATGGTTCCAGTGGTGGAGCCCTGACGTTGCCGGGAAGCGGCTCCACCACTCGCTTGGTGGGCATCCACGTGGCGGGGTTTGAAGGGCGAGACGATGCGAGTCTGAATACGGGACTCCGATTGACGCAAGAGCATTTGCGGTTTATCGAATCGGCGATGAATGGTGATTCGGCGGCACTCGATCGCTCGCAAATTGTGGCGACGAATACCTGGTTTGCCGGAGATAGTCGTCGAAGTGTCTCGACGATCGATCGGACGCAAGCATCGGTGGGTGAATCGGTTACGGTGACTGTGCCGGTCAGCAATCTGGGAACTTCGGCGTCGGATGTTCGCGTTCGCTTTCGATTGTCGTTTGATTCGCAATTCGATGAATCGGACATTTGGCTGGGTGAGGCGACCCTCAGCAATCTTGGCTCGCTGCAAACCGGGATGGTGACACTGGCAACTAATTTGCCAGCCGGGCTGATGCCGGTGACGTACACCGTGGTTTGGAGTGTGGAAGCCGCCACCGGACTGTCGGCCCCGACGCCGGTGATGGATCTGATTCGCGGCAGTGGCTCGCAGTTCGGCTCGCACCATTCGGGGATCACCATTCGTGCGACCAGCCCGGTCACGCCTCCAGTGACAAGCATCCCGAGCGTGGTTGTTCCGACCGTCGGGCTTGGCGACCGGTTTGAAGGTGTCGCCGGGAACGGAAGTCGAGATACCGCAAGTGATTGGGGCACGATCACGAGCCGTGCGGAAGGTGGATTATCGCTCCATGAATCGACGGATGTTGATTTCTATTCATATCTTGCAGCCGAATCGGGAACCTCGCGGATTCGATTGACCGGAACGCAAGTCGATCAGGCGATTTTGCGAATTTTCGATGAATCTGGGAATTTGCTGGCGGCATCGCAAGGAAATGGCGATGCTCAGCAGATTGTGATTGCGACAGTCGCCGGCCAGCGCTACTGGCTGCAGGTGTCGAGTCCTTCAGGGGCGGTGATTGCGGATTATCAATTGCAAGTGGATGCGAATGCCACGGAAGCCGGTCGGCCGCAACTGGTTGGGGCACAACAGTTTGTGGTGGGTGGGGATCGCAACAGCAACGGGCTGGTTCGGGTGTTTCGTGCCGACGGCAGCGAACGGGCTACCTTCGCCGCATTTGATTTTCCGACGGCCGGAATTCGCACCGCTTCCGCAGACTTCACCGGCGATGGAATCGCCGATTATGTCGTCGCAACCGGGCCGGGAACGGCGAGCTTGGTGCGTGTGATTGATGGGGCGACCTTGCGGGAATTGTTCCGAGTGGCCCCATTCGAAGCATCGTTTGTGGGTGGTGTGTATGTCTCGGCGGGTGATTTGACGGGGGATGGCATTGCCGACTTAGTGGTGACGCCGGACGAGGGGGGCGGGCCGCGCGTGCGGGCCTTTCGCGGCTCGGATTTCTCGCAATTGGCCGACTTTTTCGGAATTGATGACCCCAATTTCCGAGGTGGTGCCCGATCGGGAATTGGCGATGTCAACGGAGATGGGGCGGGCGATCTGCTCGTGGTGGCGGGCTTTATGGGGGGGCCGCGTGTCGCCGGATTCGATGGCCGTTCGCTGGGTAGCGCCGCACCCCGCAAACTGTTCAACGACTTTTTCGCCTTTGAAGTGGAACTGCGAAACGGGGTCTACATCACGGCGGGCGATTTGGACGGCGACGGATTCGCGGAAGTGATCGTCGGCGGTGGGCCGGGCGGCGGGCCGCGGGTGACGGCATTCTCGGGCCGGGATCTGCTGCAAAATCGCATCAGCCAGCGGGCTAACTTCTTCGGTGGAGATGCGGAAAATCGCAATGGTGTGCGTGTGACCGTGAAGAATCTTGATGGCGATGATCGTGCCGACCTCGTGGTTGGAGCCGGAACCGATTCGGGGAGCCGTGTGACGAGTTACCTGGGCCGGAATGTGCCAGCCAGCGGTTCGCCGGTTGTGGCCGATGAATTCGATGCATTTGCCGGTTATGCCGGTGGGATTTTCGTCGGATAG
- a CDS encoding DUF4340 domain-containing protein: protein MNLKTTYVMFGILGVGLIGVLGLLLTSTPDNPTEKALLPAFAAAKVEPKDIDTVEISTTLPDKGTTKLVFLRKDPTRWVMTEPQPTRVDSTLIDDVVRELLRARTEDTKDISTNLANHGLDKPTVTVTLKSGLDQQATVSLGHVSIGGANALVFVTSNDVPTRPRAVRRTSIDALFTRAEGKPEPDGLDAALFVRKAADFRALKLFDLQMPTGAEEATQVRLQSASGELLLTKADRIWSFEKPANLGEADADGGPPTVDNSITGVRPLLGQITSLSAKSVADFITEPKPLGDYGLEDGNPNLLKLSVTRKPIPLAGSEKELPAITETVKIGDSVDGKNDRFYAQVEGDSSVVQITGGPAILALRKVASAPNQLRDKVLAKLVPANVDAIQTITPAQTLEFFRRGTPPAWTLWDATSTADAITPAAVERILTELIEPRKISNFPATGQTDAALGLDKPVAELNVWVKALPAEEPKKDGEKPTKPTLPQPPTFRLLFGRVEGDFVYVRRILAGSTQPLDAIVPVSLLRTVSRPRVDYLDPKLNGFEITQVESLKISGKTVDNRIVGATISTENKEAKTPDQVTWKLDQVNAAKGRNADPAKVTNLILGLANLTPVKLVQDRPSADALSGYGLAKDAALLTVEVTLRGDASGKTRVYHFGQAAKDDPTNVYGQQQGRDLVFLVNQSLISQLTDPNLMDMTLFRVEKSKIKSFVLRGWADLVGSVQSREFERSGDSWTLKGDSGYAIDPKKIDSFLEDLSRPRAEAFLVYGSGAKPEHGLDVKTGALEIELRLDTPDPVILTLGKADTYQPQQGNGAPVAVYVGSSNKLPGDVFVILQDRFQSVRQKPKVFAKE, encoded by the coding sequence ATGAATCTGAAGACCACCTATGTGATGTTCGGGATTCTCGGCGTCGGTCTGATCGGCGTGCTAGGGTTGTTGTTGACCAGCACCCCCGATAATCCCACCGAAAAAGCCTTGCTGCCGGCATTTGCGGCGGCCAAGGTCGAGCCAAAAGACATCGACACCGTCGAAATCTCGACCACGCTCCCCGACAAGGGGACCACGAAACTGGTGTTTCTCCGCAAAGATCCCACCCGCTGGGTGATGACCGAGCCGCAACCGACGCGAGTCGATAGCACGCTCATCGACGATGTCGTCCGCGAACTGCTGCGAGCCCGAACGGAAGACACCAAAGACATTAGCACCAATCTGGCCAACCACGGCCTGGATAAGCCAACGGTCACGGTGACGCTCAAGAGCGGGTTGGATCAACAGGCGACGGTTTCGCTGGGGCACGTCAGCATTGGCGGTGCCAACGCGCTGGTGTTCGTCACCAGCAACGATGTCCCGACTCGCCCTCGGGCGGTGCGGCGCACCAGTATTGATGCGTTGTTCACGCGAGCCGAAGGCAAGCCCGAACCGGACGGCCTGGATGCCGCTCTGTTTGTCCGCAAAGCTGCCGATTTCCGTGCGTTGAAATTGTTCGATCTGCAAATGCCGACCGGAGCTGAAGAAGCGACACAAGTTCGCTTGCAATCCGCAAGCGGCGAGCTGCTGTTGACGAAGGCCGATCGCATCTGGTCGTTCGAGAAGCCCGCCAATCTCGGCGAGGCCGACGCCGATGGTGGCCCGCCGACGGTGGATAACTCAATCACCGGCGTGCGGCCGCTGTTGGGGCAGATCACCTCACTGTCGGCAAAATCGGTCGCCGATTTCATCACCGAGCCGAAGCCGCTCGGCGACTACGGCCTGGAGGATGGCAACCCGAATCTGCTGAAATTGAGCGTGACCCGCAAGCCGATTCCGTTGGCCGGAAGCGAAAAAGAATTGCCCGCCATCACCGAAACCGTGAAGATCGGAGATTCGGTCGATGGTAAGAACGATCGCTTCTATGCCCAAGTGGAGGGCGATTCGAGCGTGGTGCAAATCACCGGCGGCCCGGCGATTCTTGCCCTGCGGAAGGTGGCAAGTGCGCCGAACCAGTTGCGGGATAAGGTGTTGGCGAAATTGGTCCCCGCGAATGTGGATGCGATCCAAACCATCACTCCCGCACAAACGCTCGAATTCTTCCGACGCGGAACGCCACCCGCTTGGACATTGTGGGATGCCACCAGCACTGCCGATGCCATCACCCCGGCCGCCGTCGAGCGAATCCTGACTGAGTTGATCGAACCGCGAAAGATTAGCAATTTCCCGGCCACCGGTCAGACTGACGCCGCGCTGGGACTGGATAAGCCCGTCGCTGAGTTGAATGTTTGGGTCAAGGCGCTTCCCGCCGAAGAACCGAAGAAAGACGGCGAGAAGCCCACCAAGCCGACGCTGCCTCAACCGCCGACGTTCCGACTGCTGTTTGGCCGCGTCGAAGGCGATTTTGTCTACGTCCGCCGCATCCTCGCCGGAAGCACGCAACCGCTGGACGCGATTGTCCCGGTCTCGCTGCTCCGCACCGTCAGCCGACCGCGCGTGGATTACCTCGATCCCAAGCTGAATGGCTTCGAGATTACCCAGGTGGAATCGCTCAAGATTTCCGGCAAGACAGTGGATAACCGCATTGTCGGGGCAACGATTTCGACCGAGAACAAAGAGGCGAAAACTCCCGATCAAGTGACTTGGAAACTCGATCAAGTCAACGCCGCGAAAGGTCGCAACGCCGACCCCGCGAAGGTGACGAACTTGATTCTCGGATTGGCGAATCTCACTCCGGTCAAGCTGGTGCAAGATCGCCCAAGTGCCGATGCACTCTCGGGTTACGGCTTAGCCAAAGACGCGGCGTTGCTCACCGTCGAGGTGACACTTCGCGGCGACGCCAGCGGAAAGACGCGGGTCTATCACTTCGGCCAAGCGGCGAAAGACGATCCAACGAATGTGTATGGCCAACAGCAAGGGCGGGATCTGGTGTTCCTGGTGAATCAGTCGCTGATTTCTCAGTTGACCGACCCCAACCTGATGGACATGACGCTATTCCGGGTGGAGAAATCGAAGATTAAATCGTTCGTGCTTCGCGGGTGGGCCGACCTCGTTGGTTCGGTGCAGAGCCGCGAATTCGAACGCAGCGGCGATAGTTGGACGCTCAAAGGTGACTCCGGCTATGCGATCGATCCGAAGAAGATCGATTCGTTCCTGGAAGATTTGTCCCGTCCGCGGGCAGAGGCGTTCTTGGTCTACGGTTCCGGGGCCAAGCCGGAACATGGCCTCGATGTCAAAACCGGAGCGTTGGAAATCGAGCTTCGCCTGGATACGCCCGATCCGGTGATTCTGACGCTGGGCAAGGCCGACACCTATCAGCCGCAGCAGGGCAATGGTGCTCCTGTGGCGGTCTATGTTGGTTCCAGCAACAAACTGCCCGGCGATGTCTTTGTGATTCTGCAAGATCGCTTCCAGTCGGTCCGGCAGAAGCCGAAAGTTTTTGCGAAAGAATAA
- a CDS encoding Gldg family protein produces the protein MTAGITPSESSTTPVDLLLGRRKPMAIGLLAQSVVSMIVAIIATVQSARIQAEELDGGISLELTLGIFFMLFGLAQIAGALWMQFRPADSRRESVRIRTDVMLVYGILGLLFSFFGIWMAYRLSDGLISWVNTRVVSRETWSAVLSIFVAALGLLALILSAQYARVEERNDATLRRWLYGSNAVVTGVLLLLILVGVNVFVFVKVPSTLDTTAQKFFSLRPELRDAVLDLETPVKAYLIMFEDGPPFNLFSNTRQMLLNCQEANRKFQVEVLSPGTDPVRVQSLRKKFPEISPDAEGGILLTIGDDEATRGFIPVNELAARLPGESQNPQDFRIVYQGQSKLLSELRFLSDSKTKPTVYFTSGHGELDVGDAAPGARTPRSAAKLADYLRKRNINVKTFAFDPLSAEAAKIPEDATLVVVAGPTQTVSPKLVSTLREYLNRGRDGKGTPGRLFALLDATQSNPLVKKISPTGLEPLLSEYGVNVTNQVMITQLRDGIVTDAVVGISDALANRDNRLAQSFVDRQYLFQKPRRIEAGQGNNGPFMPEVLLESVFGVRTWVEESLDLDPKEIQDALRTPDGRAARQYGVAPKSLGVIVSEQGPPASDDPRAAPKETPRLAVYGTSAFVSDAFTSQLDDNVPYFELFAGTVDWLRDRPVVNLDLTEYKFYRIPKGISGVQLVVLPALLMLLTIVCGSVGMWLVRRR, from the coding sequence ATGACGGCTGGTATCACCCCATCCGAATCGAGTACGACCCCGGTGGATTTGCTCCTGGGGCGTCGCAAACCGATGGCCATTGGGCTGCTTGCTCAATCGGTTGTCAGCATGATTGTCGCCATCATTGCCACCGTGCAATCGGCACGCATCCAAGCCGAAGAACTGGACGGCGGCATTTCCCTGGAGCTCACGCTCGGGATTTTCTTCATGCTCTTTGGCCTCGCCCAGATTGCCGGGGCGCTGTGGATGCAGTTTCGACCGGCGGATTCCCGTCGCGAGTCGGTCCGCATTCGAACCGATGTGATGCTGGTCTACGGCATCCTTGGATTGCTGTTCAGCTTTTTCGGGATCTGGATGGCCTATCGACTCAGCGATGGCCTGATTTCCTGGGTCAATACGCGGGTGGTGTCGCGGGAGACGTGGTCGGCGGTTCTGTCGATTTTCGTCGCCGCGTTGGGACTCCTGGCGCTGATTCTCTCCGCGCAGTATGCCCGCGTTGAAGAACGCAACGATGCCACGCTCCGACGCTGGTTGTACGGTTCCAATGCCGTCGTCACCGGCGTGTTGCTGTTGCTCATTCTGGTCGGCGTGAATGTGTTCGTCTTTGTGAAAGTTCCATCGACGCTGGACACCACAGCCCAGAAGTTCTTCTCGCTTCGACCGGAATTGCGCGATGCGGTGCTCGATCTTGAGACGCCCGTTAAAGCGTACTTGATTATGTTCGAAGACGGCCCCCCGTTCAATCTGTTCTCGAACACGCGGCAAATGCTCCTCAACTGCCAAGAGGCCAACCGCAAGTTTCAGGTGGAAGTGCTGTCGCCCGGAACCGACCCGGTTCGCGTGCAATCGCTCCGCAAGAAGTTTCCCGAGATTTCGCCCGATGCCGAAGGGGGAATTCTGCTGACGATCGGTGACGATGAGGCGACGCGTGGCTTCATCCCCGTGAACGAATTGGCGGCCCGACTGCCGGGAGAGTCGCAGAATCCGCAGGATTTCCGCATCGTCTACCAAGGGCAATCGAAGCTCCTGAGTGAACTCCGATTTTTGTCGGATAGTAAGACTAAGCCGACCGTCTACTTCACCTCCGGTCATGGCGAATTGGACGTGGGCGATGCCGCTCCCGGCGCACGCACCCCACGCTCGGCCGCAAAGTTGGCCGACTATCTGCGAAAGCGCAACATCAATGTGAAAACCTTCGCATTTGACCCGCTCAGCGCAGAAGCAGCGAAGATTCCTGAGGATGCAACGCTGGTGGTGGTCGCCGGCCCGACGCAAACGGTCAGCCCCAAGCTGGTTTCCACGCTGCGTGAGTATCTCAATCGCGGTCGAGATGGCAAGGGGACGCCTGGCCGACTGTTTGCACTGTTGGATGCAACGCAGTCGAATCCGCTGGTGAAGAAGATTTCGCCGACCGGATTGGAGCCGCTGTTGAGCGAATACGGGGTCAATGTCACCAATCAGGTCATGATTACCCAATTGCGAGATGGGATCGTGACCGATGCCGTCGTCGGAATTTCCGATGCGCTGGCGAATCGGGATAATCGCTTGGCCCAATCGTTTGTCGATCGTCAGTATCTGTTCCAGAAGCCGCGACGCATCGAAGCCGGCCAAGGGAACAACGGCCCCTTCATGCCGGAAGTCCTGTTGGAGTCGGTGTTTGGCGTGCGAACCTGGGTCGAAGAATCGCTCGATTTGGACCCGAAGGAAATCCAAGATGCCTTGCGGACTCCAGATGGTCGGGCGGCTCGGCAATATGGGGTTGCTCCCAAATCGTTAGGCGTGATCGTCTCCGAGCAAGGGCCACCGGCATCGGACGATCCCCGCGCGGCACCCAAAGAGACGCCTCGGCTCGCAGTTTACGGCACCTCGGCGTTTGTCAGCGATGCCTTCACCAGCCAACTGGACGATAATGTTCCGTATTTCGAATTGTTCGCTGGTACCGTGGATTGGCTCCGCGATCGACCCGTGGTCAATCTCGATCTCACCGAGTACAAGTTTTACCGAATCCCCAAGGGGATTTCCGGCGTGCAACTGGTTGTCCTGCCCGCGTTGCTGATGCTGCTCACGATTGTTTGCGGATCGGTTGGAATGTGGTTGGTCCGGCGGCGCTAA